The stretch of DNA AGTTTGTTTGCTATCTCGCGCAAAAATTCGGGCAACTTTGTCAATGTCTCCACGATTGActcgaccagctcgttcagaaACTCGTGTGAACTGCCCACTCTGTTTGTGTTGATCCATGCCTGTGCTATTATATAAGAGGCCATCACTATGACCAGAAGGATGAAGAGCCAGGTGAAGACGCCCCACGAATTGGAGTCATCGTTTTTTGGAGCCTTGTTCTTTCCATCTTTTGGAGGCGTCTCGTCGGATTTGCAGGCGCTGGCCGTTTCATATTGAAGTGACACGGTGGAATAATCGAATTTGACCAACTTGAGACCTTCTGCATTATCTTCAGACGCGCACACAAACTCAATTTCAGCATCCAATGTGTATGCTCCCCAATTAGCGCCACGGAGGTTGACAATAAAAGAGCTTGTGTTGACATCGAATTGTGGTGTCAACTTGTTTGAAAATGAGAACACCTCAGTGATTACTGGATCGCGATTGGGAAGCGAAATCTCGGTCAATCCACATAGCTGAGAATCCTTTGGGCATTCTGAAGGAAAAGTGTCATCTTTGAaagatccagaaccagagTCGGTTATCTTCAGGTACCAGGTTATTTTCTTTGTAGATGGAGGAGTCTCTTCTGTCCTGCTGACCAAATGGGAGCcaatcagctccttcaTTCTCGGATAGGCGGAAAAATGCTCATCTGAGATATCTATTGCCATGCTGAACCTGGCCAGCAGTAATAATAGCGGAGTAATAAGATGAAGCATGTCAAGAGATTCTGTATGTGTGTAATTGATATTGAATATCTTTTTTAAAATCATACACCTCTGCACcgcaagatcaacaagagGATACTATGGCGGGCTCGGGCTCGTGTGGAGCCCACGacgtattttttttgctcgTATCTAAGTTCGGATTTTTTTAAACAGCCCTAATCACGTGAGTTCTAGGCGGGTTTTTTCTGACCGCCCCGGATTTTTCAGGCCGTGCAAGGAAAATTTTACTTTGgatacaaaaaaaagacaaCTTCAACTGGTCTacacacagaaaaaaaatggctAGATACGCAGCAACACCAGCTAACCCAGCCAAGTCCGCCTCTGCTAGAGGATCGTACCTGAGAGTGTCATTCAAGAACACCAGAGAAACCGCTCAGGCTATCAAGGGCTGGAAGCTCGAGAAAGCTAAACAATACTTGGACCAAGTTTTGGACCACAAGAGAGCCATTCCATTCAGAAGATTCAACGGATCTATTGGTAGAACTGCTCAGGGTAAAGAGTTTGGTGTTACCAAGGCAAGATGGCCTGTCAAGAGTGTCAAATTCATCCAAAGCCTTCTTGAAAACGCTGAATCTAATGCCGAAGCCAAGGGCCTCGACGTCACGAAACTTGTCATTTCTAACATCCAAGTGAACCAGGCTCCAaagcaaagaagaagaacctTCAGAGCCCACGGTAGAATTAACGCTTACCAATCTTCTCCATCCCACATCGAGCTCATCTTGaccgaagaggaggaggctgTTGAAAAGGCTAAGGATGAGAAGAAGGTCAGATTGAACTCTAGACAAAAGGGAAGActtctttctcaaaagAGATTGACTGCTGCTTAGGTAGTTAGATATTTCAATATACTAATTGAGAGTTGACGAGATTAACTATGTAACATCcgtttttattttcttgcGCGGCAGACTATCGGTGCTGCTTTCCCATTCCACAGACTCCAGCCCTTTGCCAGATTCCAGCTGACTCTTTAAACGCTCGTATTGCATGATGAACCGTGGTCGAGTCACCACTTCGAATTGGATGAATTTGTAAAGATCCGGGTTGTCAGATTGGGATCGCAGACCTTTGAATAGGTCCACGATATCGCCAACGGACACCTTAGAACAGTGTATGTTGTCTTCCTCAATGGTCAGATCGCCAAGACTGCTGCATTTGAGAATTAATTCGCGTTCCTCTTTGAACCGATGCTTGGCTTTGAGACGAGAGAAAAACAGTTCGAGACTTAGCTCAAATATATCTTCGCCGAAGAGAACGGTGAGGTCTTTGAAGTCAGCCTCTTCCGGAACACTAGGTTGAACCAGTTTGTAAACTTCTGTCCCCAAATCAATGTAAATAGGCACCTCATATGACAACCCATTTGGCTCCGTTACCACTTCACTGGgatcttcttctggtgCGTCCTGGTTCTCCTCAATCGTGCCTACCTGTTCGGGGTCTTCGTGGACCTCTTCTCCAGCCAGCTCTTCGTCTGTCAGAccaacttcttcatctccctcttcatcctcttcctcttcgtcgttgtcctcctcttcatTAACCCCCAATTCTGGCTCCTCAATTGGCTGTGTCTCGGGCTCCTGCTCCAattcctctttttcttcttcttctagCTCTACATGGTCGCTTTCATATTCGAGCTCGCTTTCCCCGTCCTCAGTGTATTCAGTTCTctcgtcaacaagctcTTGCCCTCGCGTCGCCACGTCTGCCGCGTTTGGCTTTTcggtgtcgtcgtccagcaacGAGCCCACACTCTCTAATTCTacatcttcatcttcaacaCTCACCTGTTTTTTCGGTTCTAGCTGGGCCTCTTCCCGAgtttcaagaacctcaatATCCATTGCAATAAAagataaataattttttggTAAATTATTTAGATTGATAATGGTTACAATATGATGAATTGTAACCAGCTTCCCTGACTGCTTCATAAGGTTATAATCATGTGCCACAATGAATCCTTGGCCTATGACAAAGATGCTGGGCTTACTGATGCTAAATTGTATAATTAAAAATCATAAGTAATTGAACCTGTTACCTGGTTTTTATAACGACCAGACGATCAGATACCCGGATaagcaggaaaaacagaGTTGCATTCAACACCCGGATTGTCAAACAAAGCTCATCCGGAAGACACGATTAGCTTGTTGTTTCATGGCCTCTTCGATCACACCGCACACCTAAAAAAAAGGGAAATAGGGATTGTGTATATTCTACGTCATGAAAGATATAAGGGATTTACTGATAGCCAAAAGTGCCGAGAAGCTTGTGAGGGAGACGAGCCAACAGCTTAGTCAGCCCTCTTCTCCAACACACGAGGACCTTTTTGAGTGCACGAAAGCAAAACCAATCTCAAACTTGAGCACCTTTGGAGTGGGAGACAAATATGCTTCTATATTCAAGTTCAGTCAATTCAACAAAATGCAAACAAGTGCCTTTCCCATGATATTCCAAGATTCAGACAACTGTGTGGTTACAAGTCCAACTGGATCAGGAAAGACCGTGCTATTTGAACTAGCGATTATCAGAGCATTGAAAGAAAATAGCAAAGCCAAGATCTTGTACCTCGCCCCATTGAAAGCATTATGCAATGAGAGAATCTCAGACTGGTCCCATAAATTTGCAAGATTCAACATATCAGTTGGATTGCTCACAGGAGACTCAGACACGAGAGAGGTTCAGAGGGCAAGGACTTGTAATATCGTTATCTCAACTCCAGAAAAATGGGACTCGTTTACTCGACAAAACAAGGACCGGAAAGAATCTTTGTTACCGTTAAGCTTGCTTCTACTAGATGAGATACACACAATAAAGGAGAAAAGAGGTGCAAATTTGGAGGCTGTCGTCACTCGGATGAAATACCTGTATCCCAATATTCGGATCATAGCATTATCTGCCACCGTCCCCAACATTGATGATATTTCCAAGTGGCTTCGAAAACCAGAAAAACTTGCAGCCACTACGCTAAGGTTCAATGAATCGTACCGGTCCGTCAAGTTGACTAAGACCGTTCTAGGCTTTAACAGAAAATCCACAACAAACGAGTTCCAATTTGAAGCGTTTCTCACATCAAAACTTTTAGCCATCATCCAGAATTATGGGAATAAAAAACCTGTTCTTGTCTTCTGTGCTACACGAAAAAGCACCATAATGACTGCAAAAGCGCTGAGTACAAAACTGGGATCTTACTTTCCACAAAAACCTCCTATTACTGATCGATTGCAACCACAACTACTTGATCTGATCAACAACGGAGTCGCTTATCACCATGGGGGATTGTCCTCCGAGGAGAGAAGGGTGATCGAAAATGGGTTTCTTTCAGGAAAAATCAGTGTTATCTGTTGTACATCAACATTGGCAGCAGGGGTCAACTTGCCAGCATATTTAGTCGTTATCAAAGGCACGAAAACGTGGATCAATGGAAGCTTACAAGAATATTCGGATTTGGAGGTTTTGCAAATGATTGGAAGGGCTGGAAGACCCCAATTTGAGAGTCAAGGAGCCTGTGTCATCATGACTCAGTCAGCCGAAAAAGCGAAATATGAAAAACTTATCCATGGCACTGAAGAAGTAGAAAGCTCTTTACCACACAAATTGAGCGAGATACTCCTCAAAGAGGTGGCTTCAGGTCAAATTAGTGATTCTCAAAGTGCAAACGATTGGGTGAAAACCACGTTTTTTTATCAGCGGTATCTTGTTAGTCCATACTCATACGCTGCCGTGGTGAAACCAGTAATATACAAGAAACCTAGCCATTGCTTAGAATTTCTCTTACAAAAAAGGATGAAAGAATTATGGGATGGGGGCTTGATTACTATACAGCAGGGCAAATTTGTTTGCTCATGTTATGGCGATACGATGTTGAGAAACTGTCTATCGCTGGACACTATGAAATACCTCCTGAAGTCAAAGAATATTGAGCAGGACAAATGTCTGGACTTCTTGTGTCAGACCCCTGAATTTGGGAATGTTGAGTACCGATCCTTGGAAAAAACCCTTTTTCGCAAAATCAATCAGAGTCAATTGATTAGATACAGACTTGAAGGCGAAATTGAGGCTGTATGGCAAAAAGTGCACTTGGTTGTGCAATTCGAGCTCGGTCGTTTGGACTACCCAACTCATCCCAGCTTCAAAAATCTTTTATTCAATTTCAACTATGATAAGGCAAAGGTCTTGAGGCAAATGTCAAATGTTATAAACGCTGGGATATcaatttttgaaagaaagGCAGATACAACTAGCCTTAGATCCATGTTGTATTTGGGAAGGTGTTTAAGTGCGAAAGCCTGGGAAAACACCGCATTAGAACTGACTCAAATAGAAGGGATTGGTAAAGCGGGCGCAAGAAAACTCGAAGCCGGCAATATTCACTCTATCAAAGAAGCAGTGCAACTCTCTAAAGAGAGCTTCCACCAATTCGGAATCAAGAACAGTGCCACGATATACGATCAGTTGAGATTATTTCCCCAAATTCACCTAAAAGCTCGAATTATCAAGAATGCCTCAGCTAGTGATCTTTTGAACATAGCGATAGTGATAACTACACCAATCGAATATATTCCAAATTACGACAGCTCAGAGTGTACAATACTGATTAATGCTAGAAATACAAAGGAGCTCATCAAATTTATGAAAATTCCGCTGCGCCAAACGAGCGGCCACATGGAAATTAACCTGGAAATGGATGCTCGATTGAATAAGGAGATTGTTATTTATGCAGATTTCACCGATAAAGTCGGATCAGGGACGGAGGTATCTTTATCTTCTTTGCAATCAATCGACGAAAGCGATTTCTCAGATGAAGAAGACGTAGAATTGATGCTAATTGAAAGAGAGAAGCGAAAATATGAGGAGCAGGCTCAAACAGATGCTAAACGACGGCGAGAATATTCTCTGGAAATGACTGAGGAAGGCGTGTTCACTGAAATAGAACGAGAAAACTCTTCGATGTCAAGTATCACACTTGAGTAATCTaatgaaaatatttcttAGCGATGAATCTCAAGTGGCCTTCATCAATTTTCATATGGGAATCGCTAATTGTCAGGAAATCTATTTTGTTTTGTTCGTAAAGTGTTCTGATGCCAATGAGGTCGTCCTGGAAAGAGCTTGTTTCGTTGAAAGGAATGATCTCACCAGAATCTGGATCTAGGTCACAAAACCACGCAGTTTCTTTTGGAACTAACATATCATCCTTCGAAAACATCACCATAACcagcttttcaagcttTGTGAAGTTGTTAACATAATCAGTATCTCTAATGAATTCGTTATTGACAAATTTGAGGAATGCTGAGTTTTCAAGATATTTCTCAAAGTTGTACACATCTCTGAAATATTGTGCTTGAACAACAGAATTTTGTACCTTTTCGTTGTAAATTTGCTTTTTGAGAATGCTGTTCCTCCGTTTACAAAGCCAGTTACCTTCCGGACAAGGGGGAAGGTCAGTGACACCATTATGTGGCGAGCCATAAGTTATAAGTGTCTTAATCGGTAAACCACAAAGCTCCATTGCAGAACGAAGAAATAGTCCACCTTGCGAAAACCCCACCGCATTAAAGCCATTTTCCAGTTCTGGAATAGAGTTAAGCTGATCGCAAACGCCTCTAATTTGGGTGTTAAGGTCTCCTAAAATAGAGAGCTTCTGATCTTTCGTCTCATCAACGTCAAGATATACTGAATGAACAAACACGTTAGGGATCTCGTCTTCAAGTATCGTTTTGACAGCCTGCATTCCCGTTGAATTATACGTATCTCCCATACCATGCCAAATCACTACACTGGTAGGATTTGAGTCCAAACAGCTAGCAGGTCCTTCTCTAGAAGAGTGTTCCTGAGAAATCTccacagaaactgctgtTGAAATGGTCAACAGCTCTTTTAAATAGCCAAAGATGTACATATTGGAAAACCAAAGAACACCAGTTCGAAATGAAGCGACCTTTATGTGATGTAACGAATCCTgtaaaaataattttttttttgaagGGTGCATTCGGTTATTTGAAACAATAAACTAAAAAAAAGatttaaaaaaatcttGTTATGGATTCTAATTCGAGCCACAGCGACTGGAACCTAGCAGTTCTAAATGATGAACTCAGATCTCGAGCAATACGATCCTTGAAGGCTTTGAAGGCACATTTGGAGTCACAAGGTGATCATCACGAA from Ogataea parapolymorpha DL-1 chromosome VI, whole genome shotgun sequence encodes:
- a CDS encoding Autophagy-related protein 27, with protein sequence MILKKIFNINYTHTESLDMLHLITPLLLLLARFSMAIDISDEHFSAYPRMKELIGSHLVSRTEETPPSTKKITWYLKITDSGSGSFKDDTFPSECPKDSQLCGLTEISLPNRDPVITEVFSFSNKLTPQFDVNTSSFIVNLRGANWGAYTLDAEIEFVCASEDNAEGLKLVKFDYSTVSLQYETASACKSDETPPKDGKNKAPKNDDSNSWGVFTWLFILLVIVMASYIIAQAWINTNRVGSSHEFLNELVESIVETLTKLPEFLREIANKLFTSGSRGGYSAV
- a CDS encoding 60S ribosomal protein L17-B; the encoded protein is MARYAATPANPAKSASARGSYLRVSFKNTRETAQAIKGWKLEKAKQYLDQVLDHKRAIPFRRFNGSIGRTAQGKEFGVTKARWPVKSVKFIQSLLENAESNAEAKGLDVTKLVISNIQVNQAPKQRRRTFRAHGRINAYQSSPSHIELILTEEEEAVEKAKDEKKVRLNSRQKGRLLSQKRLTAA
- a CDS encoding putative palmitoyl-protein hydrolase gives rise to the protein MYIFGYLKELLTISTAVSVEISQEHSSREGPASCLDSNPTSVVIWHGMGDTYNSTGMQAVKTILEDEIPNVFVHSVYLDVDETKDQKLSILGDLNTQIRGVCDQLNSIPELENGFNAVGFSQGGLFLRSAMELCGLPIKTLITYGSPHNGVTDLPPCPEGNWLCKRRNSILKKQIYNEKVQNSVVQAQYFRDVYNFEKYLENSAFLKFVNNEFIRDTDYVNNFTKLEKLVMVMFSKDDMLVPKETAWFCDLDPDSGEIIPFNETSSFQDDLIGIRTLYEQNKIDFLTISDSHMKIDEGHLRFIAKKYFH